The following is a genomic window from Desulfovibrio porci.
TTCTCCGTCCGCGCCGCGCCGCCGGACGGGGTTCAAGCCCCGTCCGGCGGATTACGGCGGATTGCCGGGTTTACTTCTGGAAGATGTTGGTCTTGCTCACGTTCATGATACGAATGGCCTGATTCTTGTCGGAATTGCGGAAGGCGATGCGCATTTCGTCGCCGGCCGTCCAGGTGTAGGGCGGCAGATCCAGCGCGGGCGCGGGCACCTTGAAGGTAATCAGGGCTTCCAGACGCCTGGAGTAAATGGTGACGCTTTCCTTTTCCTTGTCCACGATGGGGAAGGTCTTGCCCGCCACCTTGGGATGCTTGGCGCCAATGTTCTTTTCCACATCCGTGAACTGCACGGGCAGTTCCTTGACGCTCTTGGAAGCCGGATCATAGAGCAGCAGGGAGGACTTTTCCAGATCGACCATCAGACGGCCGCCCACAGCGGGGACCGGACCCATGTCGCGGGCTTCGGCGGGCAGCTTGTAGGTATGTACGCCGCCGCTGTAATGGGGATTGAACTGGTCGTGGGTCACGTCCACCACGATGGTCAGGGTTTTCGCGGCCGGGTCAAAGGCCACGCAACGGCCCTGTTCCACACCGCCGTCAAAGTCGCAGGCCGCGAGAGCAAAGGAGAGGGCCAGCACCAGCGTAAGCAGCAAACTACGTATTTTCATGGCTTGTCTCCTTCTAGTTGCCGGCGGCGTGTTGCTTCTTGGCCGCAAGTTCCGCCTTGGCGCCCAGGACCATCCGGATAGTGATGTAAATGGAGATGGCGCTCACGAAGCCCAGCACTTCAACAGTGGCCAGCGGGCTGAAAAGCCAGGCATACGCGGGGAATTCAGCCTGGAGGAGCTTGAGCACAACGGACATCAGGCAGCCGAGTACGGCCAGGCCGAACACGATGCGGATGCCGTAACCCTTGACGTACTTGGTGGCGACGACGCCGATCTGAGCGCCAATGGCAGCGCCGCAGAGCATGATGATGGCGGCCAGCAGTTCAACGCGGCCCTTGTACGCATAGGAGGCCGTGCCGTACAGGCCGGAGATGGCCACTTCAAAGAGGTCCGTGCCCACGGCGAGGTGGGTCGGGCAGCCGACCAGGTAGACCAGGGCGGGCATGCGGATCAGGCCGCCGCCGATGCCCAGGATGCCGGCCAGCCAGCCGGTGAAGAAGCTGACGATAATGGGCAGCCAGGCCGAGCAGGTGATGTTGGCATGCTTGAAGTGCACGACCGGGGGAATCTTGATGGCCTGAAGCTTGCTCCCCCAGTCCAGACCCACGGCGGTCTTGTCCAGATCCTGATGCTGAGCCTTGGCTTCGCGTTCCTTCTTGCGACGCAGGGCCACATCATGGAAGACCAGCCAGGCCAGCAGGATGAGCAGCACCACGTACAGCCAGCGCACGACCTTGTCCACGGAACCGATGCGTTCCAGCCACATGACCATCTGGGCGCCGATTTCCACGCCGATAACGGTACCGATCAGCATGGTCAGGCCCAACGCGTAGTCCACGTTGCCGAACTTGCCGTGCCGCATGGTGGAAATCAGCGATTTACCGGCCATCTGCGCCACGTCGGTGCCGATGGCGAAAGCCATGGGGAAACCAAGAATATTCAGACCCGGCGTCACCATCCAGGCGCCGCCCAGACCGAAGAAGCCACCGATGATGCCGACGCCCAAACCGAGGATAACCAAGCCGGGCCAGAAAATGCTCACGCCGGAAATGGGCATCAAAATATACAGCCAATCCATATCCGCCTCCTTTCCGGGCTACTTTTCAGCCAGTTCGCGGTGTTTGAGGTCAATGCCGATGTGGGACATGACGATGTCAGCGAGAAAGCCGAGAAGACAGCCGAGAATCGGGATGATGATCATGGTCAGAATGGCGAAGAAGAAATGGCTTTCATTATACATTTCCGCCCACCAATACAAAATGCCGTCCAGCTTGCGGGTGTCGGCCACGATGACCACGTCGGCCTTTTTCTTGGCCGCCAGCGCCACTGAGGGCATCAGTACGGGCAGCATCAGCGCGCAGCCCAAAATCCAGGTCCAAAGCCTGCGCATTTTCTTCATGGTATCCTCCACAATTGTTTGGTTCCCTTCAGGCGGCGCAGCCGCCGGTCAAACCACATGCCACTGCAATTTGTGAAAATAATAGCAAAGCCCGTGCCACTGCGTGATTTCAAAGATTTTTTTCGTATTATTCCAGCAAATCCCGCTCACAGCCTTGTCAAAAAGGTGTTTTTTTTCTATATTCGGCCCAGAGCTTGCGCTTTTTTGCGCAACCAAGGAGGAACATGCGCTTTTTTGGTTTCATCGTCGGCGGCAACTCCGTGGAAACCGCCTCCTTTTTTGTGAACCGCAGCCTGACAAGCCGCATGTTGCTGCTGGGCCTGCCCTTGCTGGCAGCGGTTCTGGCGCTGATTTTTTTCGTGACCGGCGGCAGCCTCGCAAATCTCGTCAATCGCGCAATAGCGCGCAACACACAATTACAGACCCAGGCCATGAGCCTTGCGCTGGAACAGATTCTGGTGGAAACGCGCAACCAGCTGCTGATTCTGGCCGCCGGCTCCATGGACCGGCAGGAAATGGCGCGCCGCCTCAAATTCCGCTCCCGCGCCGACGGCCTGCGTTACCGCGAAGTGGCCTTCATGGGCCTGACGCCTGAAAACCGCTATCTCCTTTTAAACTACGGCGGCGAGATCATCGCAGTGCCGCCCCATGTGGCTCTGGACGCCCCGGCCGGTCCCTTTCACAACATCAGTCCCGGTCAGCGGCCCGGTCATGTGAACGTAAGCCAGCCCCTGGAAGTGGTCTATTCCATGGTGCCCATTGACAAGTCGCTGCAAAGCCTGGCCTTTTATGTGCTGCGCTTTTCGACGCCCATTTACGACGCGGCCGGAAATTTTCAGGGCATTCTGATTCTCTCGCTGGATCTCAACGCGTTGCGCGACACCATGTCGCTGTACTCCTCGCCCGAGGCGCCCATCAGTGCCGGAGCGGGAACCAGAGTGCGCAGCCTTTTTTTCGATCAGGACGGCTGGATGCTTTTCCAGTCCGAAAACCTCGACAACGATTCCGGCGAAAAAGCCCTGCGTTCCGATGCGGTGCGGGCCGGTTTCCGCGGGGATTTCGGCCGCCCCGGTTTCAGCATGGCCTTTCGTCCCGGCCCGGAACATCTCAACTATTGGACCATGGTGGCCGAGGTGCAGGCGGGCCGCTCCGGCCGGCTTCCTCTTTCGGAGGTGGGCACGGCCTGGAATAGCGGCCAGATGCGGGTTGAAAGCGTGAGCTACGCGCCGGTGACCTTCATGCCCAATCCGGAAGGCCCGCGCGTGGTGGTCGGCGGGCTGGCCATGCTGGACAGCAGCTTTACATCCACACATGCGGGCATACAGCTGCTGAGCATTTACACCCTCTGTTTTCTGGGCGGGCTGCTCCTGCTGGGGCTGAGCCTCTGGTGGCTCGCCCGCAACATGGGCCGGAGTCTGAATCTGCTTTCCGGCGAGCTGCGCAGCCGCAATGAAGACGACAGCGCCGAGCCCCTGAATCTGCCCCCTCTGCCGCTGGAACTGGAAGCGATCAAGCAGAACGTGGACACCCTGCTTAACCGGCTGCGCCGGGCCAGGGCCGACCAGCGCTCCCAGGCGGCGGCGCAGACCGCCCTCTGGCAGCGGGAGGCCGTGGAGGACCTGCCCGACCCGGCGGATCTGCCGACCCGGGGTCTGGTGGGCGCTTCCCTGCCGATGCAGGCGCTGTATGGTCAGGTTCAGAAGGCCTCCCAGGTGCTGGCCGATGTGCTGATCGTGGGCGAAACAGGCACCGGCAAGGAACTGGTTTCCGAGTCCATTCACCGTCTGAGCGCCCGCGCCGACGGCCCTTTCATCACCATCAATTGCGGCGCTCTGGATGAGGCCCTGCTTATGGACACCCTCTTCGGGCACGTCAAGGGCGCGTTCACCGAGGCCAAGCAGGCGCGCAAAGGGGCTTTTCTGGCCGCCGAGGGCGGCACCCTGATGCTGGACGAGGTGGGCAACGCCACCCCCAAGGTGCAGCAGGCCCTGTTGCGGGCGCTCTCCACCCGGTGCATCCGTCCTCTGGGCTCGGACCACGACGTGCCCTTTGATACCCGGATCATCGCCGCCACCAACGCCGAACTACGCGGCGACGGGCAGGACGGCTCCTTTCGCGATGACCTGTACTACCGGCTGGCCGTCATTACCATTCACACCCCGCCCCTGCGGCAACGCAAAGAGGACATTCCGGCCCTGATGGTCCATTTTATGAATGAGGCCGTGAAGACCCGCGAGCCGGGCATGCCCAGAACCATTCCCCGGATCAGCCGGGGCGCATTGGAAAAGCTCATGCGCCACCACTGGCCCGGCAATGTGCGTGAGTTGAAAAATACCCTGACCAGAGCCTTGACCTTTTGCGACGGAGATCTGATTCTGGCGGAAAACATCCAGCTTGATCCCGGCGGCCAGCCGGTGAACGACACGCCGGACGGCAAGGCTTCGCGGGAAAGCCGGACGCCGGAAGAGACAAAAGGCGGAGAGCCGGACACGCACCGTGATCCGCCCGCGCGTCCGGCTCCGACTTCGGAGCAGGGCACGGGGGAAGCGCCGTCCGTCCCGAATCCGGACCAGCTCAACCACCGGCAGCGGGAACTGCTGCCGCGCTTGGCGGTATTGGGCAGCGTGAGCCGCCAGGAATATCAGAACCTGGCTGGCAAGGGCATTTCCATGCGCACGGCGCAATACGACTTGCAACAGATGGTGCGCCTCGGCCTGATGCGCAAGGAAGGGCGCGGCCCGGCCCAGCGTTACGTGATCGTGCAGCCCGGCGGACAAACACCGGCCGACAAAGGACGCCCCAGATGAACGCCGTACAGACATTGCGGAAACTGCTGGGCCTCGCGCCGCGCATCAGCCGTGAGCAGGCCATGGCCGCCTTTACCCGCCGTTACGCCTCCTTCAAGGAATTGTTGCAGGCCAATGCCGACCTGGCCGGCATTCTGGCCGGGCTGAACGCGGCCCAGCGCGGCGACCGCAGCCTGGAAACCAGGCAGGTGCGCAAGGAAGCGCGCCGGGCCATCCTTCAGTGCGAACGCATGGCGGCCTGCCTCAACGACATTTCCAATCAGCGCCATCGGGATCTCAGCGCGGCGGTGGAAGCTCTGGGCGGCCGTATTGAACGCGAGTTGGAGCAGCACGCGCGCGGCGACGTGACTTCCCTGACCCTGCCTCTCAGCGAGGTGGACGCCAGCATGGCCTACAGCGTAGGCGGCAAAAACGCCAACCTGGGGGAACTGCGCAACATGCTGGACATGCCCGTGCCGCGCGGCTTCGCCATCACCATCAAGGCGGGGACGCTTTTTCTGTTGCGCAGCAGCGGCCTGTTCAGGAATATTTACAGCCAGTTGCGGTCGGTGGACACCGAAAAGCCGTCCACCATCAGCGCGGCCTCCCAGGAGGTGCAGCGTCTCATCCTGGAAGCCGAGGTGCCTGACACGGTGAGCGACCCCATGCTGGCGGCCTGGGACGAAGCCTTCGGCGCGGAAAGCGACATTGTGGCGGCCCTGCGCTCCAGTGCCGTCGCCGAGGACGGGGTGCAATCCTTCGCCGGGCAGTACCGCAGCATTCTGGGCGTCAGGCGGCAGGACCTGCTCATGGCCTTCAAAAAGGTTATGGCCAGCCTTTTTTCCGAGCGCGCCCTGACCTACCGGGCCGCGCACGGCTATGCCCTGGACGCCACGGGCATGGGCCTCTGCTGTCTGGAGATGGTCAAGGCCAAGGCCGCGGGCGTGGCTTTCTCGCGTCATCCCGTGGACCTGCGCTCCAACTGCGTGCTGATCAACGGCCTCTGGGGACTGGGCGAAATGGTGGTGGACGGCTCGGGCACGCCCGATCAATGGCTGGTTTCGCGGGCCACCCGCAAAATCACTCAGGCCACCATCGCCCATAAGGAGACGCGCCTGCAGCTCGCGCGCACGGACAAGGGCGTGGAAAGCGCGCTGGCCGACGTGCCCGAGGAACTGCGGGACGTGCCCTGCCTCAGTGACGGGCAGGTGCGGCGGCTGGTGGAAATGGCCCTGGAACTGGAGCGTCACTATCAGTACCCGCAGGATCTGGAGTGGGCCGTGGACGAAGACGACCAGATCGTCCTGCTCCAGACCAGACCCATGGGCCTGGACAGCACGCCGGAGGAGAGCGCGGCCCCGGCCCTGAAGCATATGCGGCCCCTGCTGTCCGGCGCGGACGTGGCGGCCAAGGGCGTGGGCTGCGGCCCGGTGGTGCGGGTGCATCCGGATGAGGATCTGACCCACTTTCCGGAAGGCGCAGTCATGCTGATGCAGCATTCCTCGCCCAACGCCATGACCGCCATGCAGCGGGCGGCGGCCATCATTGCCGAAACCGGCAGCCTCACCGGGCACATGGCGTCCATCTGCCGCGAATTCGGCGTGCCCACGCTGATGAATCTGGCCGGAGCCACCAGCCTGCTCGCGCCGGGTCAAGTGGTGACCGTGGACGCCTTGTCGGGCCGGGTTTTTGACGGCGAGGTGCCGGAACTGCTGGCCCTGCGCCTGGCCCGCCGACGCCCTGGAGTGGATACGCCCGCCCTAGTGCTGCTGCGGCGGGTGGCCCCGTACATTCTGCCCCTGCACCTGGTGGACCCGCAGTCGGCCCTGTTCAGCCCGGCCAACTGCACCTCCCTGCACGACGTCATGCGCTACGCGCACGAACTGAGCTATTCGGAGATGTTTCTGCTCTCCGACAGCCTTTCCGAAAGCGGGGCGGGCGGCGTGGCCAGCCATCTGGTCTGTTCCGTGCCGCTGGACCTCTACATTATCGACCTGGGCGGCGGCCTGAAACATCCCGAAGCCTCCACAGCCAAGCCCGAAGACGTGACCAGCATGCCCTTCCGGCATGTGCTCAACGGCATGCTCAATCCCGCGGTACAGGCCAAGGGTCCCCGCCCGGTGAACATGCGCGGTTTTCTCTCGGTCATGGGCCAGACCATGGTCGGCGGCAACCAGCACGGCGGCGAGCGCTTCGGCGACCGCAGCTACGCCATAGTCTCCGACCGCTACCTCAATTTTTCCTCGCGCGTGGGCTATCACTACGCCATTCTGGATACCTGGTGCGGCGACACCCTGAGCAAAAACTACATCCGCTTCGAATTCGCGGGCGGCGCGGCGGGCAATGAACAGCGCGCGCGGCGGGTGCGCTGCATCGGGCTCATCCTCACGGAACTCGGCTTTACCGTCGAGGTCACGGGTGATAGGATACGCGCGCGCTACCAGAAATACCCCAAGCTCGAACTGTGTTCGCGCCTGGATCAACTGGGGCGTCTGCTGATTATGACCCGCCAGATGGACATGCTTATGGTCAATGACGAAGCCGTCCAGGTGTACGCCGCCAAATTCCTCAACGGCGAATACCACTAAGCGGAGGGCTTCCACACCGGAAACCAATGAGGCCCCCATGCCCCCCTTTGCAGGACCGCCGGAACAGCCCAGGCGTTGGGACAAACCCTCCGAGCCGCCCCAGAAACTCTTGAGCCGCGACTTTATCCTGCTCTTTTGCATGGCCATGTTCAGCAACAGCTACATCGCCGTGTTCTACTGTTTCGAGCAATGGCTGGAAGGCCTCAGCATCAGCCCCAACTGGCGCGGCGTGCTGCTTTCCTCCCTCTTCGCCATGGTGCTGCTCTGCCGTCCCCTGGCCAGCGTGCTGCTGCTCAAGCGCGGCAAGCTGTTAGCCATGCTTGCCTCCATCATGGTCTCCAGCTGCGTCATGCTGGCCTATCCTTATGTCCGGGGAGAGCACGTCATCGGCATCATCTGGCTGTTGCGCATCATTCAGGGTATCGCCCTGGCCGTCTATTCCAGCTGCACTGTGGCCGTGCTGGTCAGCTGCATTCCCAAGGGGCAGAGCGCCAGAGGCTTCGCCCTCTTCTCCCTGACCATGCTGTTGCCTTATTCGATCATTCCGGCCCTGGCCGAGCGTCTTCTGCCCGTTCTGGGCGGCGAGCCGCGTCTTTTCGCCCTCACGGCCGTGCTGGGCCTGCCCGCGCTGGCCATGCTGATTCCCCTGGCCCCACGCCTGCGGACGCCGGAAATGCCCGCACAGGGCGAGAACAGCCTTTCGGGCCGCGCCCTCTGGCAGGCTGTGAGCCATTCGGGCCTGTTTTTCGTCTACATGGCCTGTCTGACCTTCAGCATTATGACCGTGCTGGCCATTTTCTTCATGAAAGGCCTCTGCGCCGTGACCGGCGCGCAGCCGGCCTGGTTTTTCTCCACCTACACGGTGACCATCATTCTGGTCCGGCTGTTCGGCAGCCACCGCCTGGACACGCTGCCCCGCTACCGGGTGACCACGCTCTGCTGCGCGGTGCTGGCCTGCTGCATGCTGGGCCTGGCCTGGGGGCCGCTCTGGGCCTTCATTCCCCTGACCTGTGTCTACGGTCTGGGGCTGGGCCTGCTCTATCCCCTGCTGGCCGCCGCCGTGTATGACCGCTCCACGCCTACCACCCGCTCCATCAATTCCAATGTGATGATGGCCACCTTTGACTCCAGCGGCATGCTGGCTCCCCTGCTGGGCGGTCTGGTGATCCATGCTGGCTACGGCTATCGCGGGGTGTTCACCGCCACCGCCGTCAGCGTGTTCATCTGCGGCTGCTGCATGGTGATCGACAGGACGCGGATGCTCCGGCGGGATGCGGCGAAGCGACGCCAAGCCGGAGCGGAATCCCTTTAACAAATTATAAGATGTAGAAATTCAAGAGATTGCGTCCTCTCTCCCCAACCGTTACGCTGTATCCGGCAACAGCGCGGAGTACTGACGCGGCACTGCGCGAAAAAACGCTCACGGCAGGCAGCCGGCGCTTTCCGTTCGCAGGCTTTCAGCGGCCTTTGAACATATGTATTATTGTGGAGTGGAACATGACCCCGGAAATGAAACAATATATCCGTCAATTTTATCTTGATGAAGCCCTGGACGCCGCCGTCTATACGGTTCTGGCGAAAAAGACCAAGTCGGAGCACAACCGCGGGGTGCTGGAAGCCATCGCGCGGGATGAACAGAGCCACAAAGCCCAGTGGGCATCCCTTTTGGACGCGCTTCCCCGACTCAGCGTTTTCCGGGTCTGGTTTTTTATCTTTCTGGCAAAAATTTTCGGTCTGACCTTTATCATCAATCTGATGGAATCGGGAGAAACCAAAGCCATTGAAAAATACAAGGCGGTTTCGGAACAATTCCCCATTGCCCGGAAAATACTGGAGGACGAAAGCCGGCATGAAGCGGAACTGGCCGCCATGATTGAAGAGGACGGCCTCAGCTATATCAGCTCCATGGTTCTGGGGCTCAATGACGCCCTGGTGGAGCTGACAGGCGCGCTCGCCGGTTTTACCCTGGCGCTGAACGACAACAAAATGATCGGCCTAGCCGGTTTCATTACCGGCGTCGCCGCCACCCTGTCCATGGCGGCCTCCGAATATCTTTCCAAAAAAACGGACGAGGGCGGGAAACATCCGCTGAAAGCGGCCACATATACCGGCCTGGCCTACATGTTTACCGTGGCCCTGCTGCTGGCCCCGTATTGCATCTTTTCCGCGCCGCTTGTGTCACTGGTCTTCTGCCTGCTGACCGCCGCC
Proteins encoded in this region:
- a CDS encoding sulfite exporter TauE/SafE family protein; the encoded protein is MDWLYILMPISGVSIFWPGLVILGLGVGIIGGFFGLGGAWMVTPGLNILGFPMAFAIGTDVAQMAGKSLISTMRHGKFGNVDYALGLTMLIGTVIGVEIGAQMVMWLERIGSVDKVVRWLYVVLLILLAWLVFHDVALRRKKEREAKAQHQDLDKTAVGLDWGSKLQAIKIPPVVHFKHANITCSAWLPIIVSFFTGWLAGILGIGGGLIRMPALVYLVGCPTHLAVGTDLFEVAISGLYGTASYAYKGRVELLAAIIMLCGAAIGAQIGVVATKYVKGYGIRIVFGLAVLGCLMSVVLKLLQAEFPAYAWLFSPLATVEVLGFVSAISIYITIRMVLGAKAELAAKKQHAAGN
- a CDS encoding PEP/pyruvate-binding domain-containing protein, with amino-acid sequence MNAVQTLRKLLGLAPRISREQAMAAFTRRYASFKELLQANADLAGILAGLNAAQRGDRSLETRQVRKEARRAILQCERMAACLNDISNQRHRDLSAAVEALGGRIERELEQHARGDVTSLTLPLSEVDASMAYSVGGKNANLGELRNMLDMPVPRGFAITIKAGTLFLLRSSGLFRNIYSQLRSVDTEKPSTISAASQEVQRLILEAEVPDTVSDPMLAAWDEAFGAESDIVAALRSSAVAEDGVQSFAGQYRSILGVRRQDLLMAFKKVMASLFSERALTYRAAHGYALDATGMGLCCLEMVKAKAAGVAFSRHPVDLRSNCVLINGLWGLGEMVVDGSGTPDQWLVSRATRKITQATIAHKETRLQLARTDKGVESALADVPEELRDVPCLSDGQVRRLVEMALELERHYQYPQDLEWAVDEDDQIVLLQTRPMGLDSTPEESAAPALKHMRPLLSGADVAAKGVGCGPVVRVHPDEDLTHFPEGAVMLMQHSSPNAMTAMQRAAAIIAETGSLTGHMASICREFGVPTLMNLAGATSLLAPGQVVTVDALSGRVFDGEVPELLALRLARRRPGVDTPALVLLRRVAPYILPLHLVDPQSALFSPANCTSLHDVMRYAHELSYSEMFLLSDSLSESGAGGVASHLVCSVPLDLYIIDLGGGLKHPEASTAKPEDVTSMPFRHVLNGMLNPAVQAKGPRPVNMRGFLSVMGQTMVGGNQHGGERFGDRSYAIVSDRYLNFSSRVGYHYAILDTWCGDTLSKNYIRFEFAGGAAGNEQRARRVRCIGLILTELGFTVEVTGDRIRARYQKYPKLELCSRLDQLGRLLIMTRQMDMLMVNDEAVQVYAAKFLNGEYH
- a CDS encoding sigma 54-interacting transcriptional regulator, whose amino-acid sequence is MRFFGFIVGGNSVETASFFVNRSLTSRMLLLGLPLLAAVLALIFFVTGGSLANLVNRAIARNTQLQTQAMSLALEQILVETRNQLLILAAGSMDRQEMARRLKFRSRADGLRYREVAFMGLTPENRYLLLNYGGEIIAVPPHVALDAPAGPFHNISPGQRPGHVNVSQPLEVVYSMVPIDKSLQSLAFYVLRFSTPIYDAAGNFQGILILSLDLNALRDTMSLYSSPEAPISAGAGTRVRSLFFDQDGWMLFQSENLDNDSGEKALRSDAVRAGFRGDFGRPGFSMAFRPGPEHLNYWTMVAEVQAGRSGRLPLSEVGTAWNSGQMRVESVSYAPVTFMPNPEGPRVVVGGLAMLDSSFTSTHAGIQLLSIYTLCFLGGLLLLGLSLWWLARNMGRSLNLLSGELRSRNEDDSAEPLNLPPLPLELEAIKQNVDTLLNRLRRARADQRSQAAAQTALWQREAVEDLPDPADLPTRGLVGASLPMQALYGQVQKASQVLADVLIVGETGTGKELVSESIHRLSARADGPFITINCGALDEALLMDTLFGHVKGAFTEAKQARKGAFLAAEGGTLMLDEVGNATPKVQQALLRALSTRCIRPLGSDHDVPFDTRIIAATNAELRGDGQDGSFRDDLYYRLAVITIHTPPLRQRKEDIPALMVHFMNEAVKTREPGMPRTIPRISRGALEKLMRHHWPGNVRELKNTLTRALTFCDGDLILAENIQLDPGGQPVNDTPDGKASRESRTPEETKGGEPDTHRDPPARPAPTSEQGTGEAPSVPNPDQLNHRQRELLPRLAVLGSVSRQEYQNLAGKGISMRTAQYDLQQMVRLGLMRKEGRGPAQRYVIVQPGGQTPADKGRPR
- a CDS encoding DVU0150 family protein; its protein translation is MKKMRRLWTWILGCALMLPVLMPSVALAAKKKADVVIVADTRKLDGILYWWAEMYNESHFFFAILTMIIIPILGCLLGFLADIVMSHIGIDLKHRELAEK
- a CDS encoding VIT1/CCC1 transporter family protein, translated to MTPEMKQYIRQFYLDEALDAAVYTVLAKKTKSEHNRGVLEAIARDEQSHKAQWASLLDALPRLSVFRVWFFIFLAKIFGLTFIINLMESGETKAIEKYKAVSEQFPIARKILEDESRHEAELAAMIEEDGLSYISSMVLGLNDALVELTGALAGFTLALNDNKMIGLAGFITGVAATLSMAASEYLSKKTDEGGKHPLKAATYTGLAYMFTVALLLAPYCIFSAPLVSLVFCLLTAALIILGFTYFVSVVRKSSFLRGFREMLAISFSVALISFLIGWGARAWLQIDV
- a CDS encoding MFS transporter — protein: MPPFAGPPEQPRRWDKPSEPPQKLLSRDFILLFCMAMFSNSYIAVFYCFEQWLEGLSISPNWRGVLLSSLFAMVLLCRPLASVLLLKRGKLLAMLASIMVSSCVMLAYPYVRGEHVIGIIWLLRIIQGIALAVYSSCTVAVLVSCIPKGQSARGFALFSLTMLLPYSIIPALAERLLPVLGGEPRLFALTAVLGLPALAMLIPLAPRLRTPEMPAQGENSLSGRALWQAVSHSGLFFVYMACLTFSIMTVLAIFFMKGLCAVTGAQPAWFFSTYTVTIILVRLFGSHRLDTLPRYRVTTLCCAVLACCMLGLAWGPLWAFIPLTCVYGLGLGLLYPLLAAAVYDRSTPTTRSINSNVMMATFDSSGMLAPLLGGLVIHAGYGYRGVFTATAVSVFICGCCMVIDRTRMLRRDAAKRRQAGAESL
- a CDS encoding DUF4881 domain-containing protein, encoding MKIRSLLLTLVLALSFALAACDFDGGVEQGRCVAFDPAAKTLTIVVDVTHDQFNPHYSGGVHTYKLPAEARDMGPVPAVGGRLMVDLEKSSLLLYDPASKSVKELPVQFTDVEKNIGAKHPKVAGKTFPIVDKEKESVTIYSRRLEALITFKVPAPALDLPPYTWTAGDEMRIAFRNSDKNQAIRIMNVSKTNIFQK